A window of the Oncorhynchus keta strain PuntledgeMale-10-30-2019 chromosome 21, Oket_V2, whole genome shotgun sequence genome harbors these coding sequences:
- the LOC118400185 gene encoding protein-arginine deiminase type-2-like isoform X1 — protein sequence MNVSQEQVSLTGHPNLFQHFNRIATNKPVDQMYQRTFRLDTEKTLRALYVVGTVLKVNLDRSAPPSSTYFSVKCSPNVQYRITPPPAKSGPIPTPLNGNTVLLLTMDTASEVENDSKLSVMYYGKKTEVLGKAVVHLTAFEISLDVDADRDGQVERNNPNKGSWMWGPNGHGAILLVNCDSEYTSQKSLDSEHAEVTRVSDLKDMSPMVLRTSGPAKLPEGYKLTMHISQGDAECVRVFRTRSTTGMHQTLTENLFYKSFVKDYPLVVGGEDLSKEVPCLWGNAEMNFYVEGLRFPDKDFEGLISINLSMLEPSSQGFPETPIFTDRVVFRVAPWIMTPNTLNPVEVFVCSTTDNDKFLKRMRRLVEKSGCKLKICPEDMNRGDRWMQDEIEFGYIDSPHQRFPVVLDSPRDGELQDFPYDVLLGQDFGYVTRTAYGKEVSSLDSFGNLEVSPPVTVNGKNYPLGRIIIGVAFPTATKGRNMTKVVQDFLWAQKVQEPIALFSDWLLVGHVDEFMTFVPAPDKKGFRLLLASPDASYKLFRGLQNGGHGQAKMFDGLEAEEITVDEILSDEKLKAENNYVQSCIDWNRDVLKRELGLDDDDIIDLPILFHVMENRAVAYYPDMVNMIVLGKNLGIPKPFGPKVDGRCALEAEMTSLMGGLGLSCTYIDDFASYHKLLGEVHCGSNVRREPFSFKWWNLEM from the exons ATGAATGTTTCCCAGGAGCAAGTTTCTTTGACCGGGCACCCTAATCTCTTTCAGCACTTTAATAGAATAGCCACCAACAAGCCGGTAGACCAGATGTACCAACGGACATTTCGCCTCGACACTGAGAAAACTTTGAGGGCTCTTTACGTCGTCGGCACAGTGTTGAAAGTGAACCTGGACAG GAGTGCCCCTCCCAGCTCCACGTACTTCTCTGTGAAATGCAGCCCCAACGTGCAGTACAGGATTACCCCACCCCCAGCGAAGAGTGGACCAATCCCCACCCCTTTAAATGGGAATACAGTGCTTCTTCTCACCATGGACACTGCTAGCGAAGTGGAAAATGATAGCAAG CTATCGGTCATGTATTATGGAAAGAAGACGGAGGTGTTGGGTAAAGCTGTCGTTCACCTCACTGCTTTTG AGATCTCCCTGGATGTTGATGCTGATCGAGATGGCCAGGTGGAGAGGAACAACCCCAACAAG GGATCCTGGATGTGGGGGCCTAATGGCCACGGTGCCATCCTACTGGTCAACTGTGACTCAGAATACACCTCTCAGAAGAGCCTGGACAGTGAGCATGCTGAGGTCACCAGAGTCTCAG ATCTTAAAGATATGTCCCCCATGGTGCTGCGGACCAGTGGCCCTGCCAAGCTCCCAGAAGGCTACAAGCTGACCATGCACATCTCCCAGGGTGATGCAGAGTGTGTGAGGGTCTTCAGGACCAGGTCCACAACAGGCATGCACCAAACCCTGA CAGAAAACCTGTTTTACAAGAGCTTTGTGAAGGACTACCCACTAGTGGTGGGAGGTGAGGATCTGTCCAAGGAGGTACCTTGCCTCTGGGGAAATGCTGAGATGAACTTTTACGTTGAAGGCCTGAGGTTCCCTGACAAAGACTTTGAGGGCCTAATCAGCATCAACCTCAGCATGCTGGAGCCGAGCTCTCAG GGCTTTCCTGAGACGCCCATCTTTACAGACAGGGTGGTGTTCCGAGTGGCTCCCTGGATCATGACACCCAACACACTCAACCCTGTAGAGGTTTTTGTCTGCAG CACAACTGATAATGACAAGTTCTTAAAGAGAATGAGGAGGCTGGTGGAGAAAAGTGGGTGCAAACTGAAGATTTGCCCTGAGGATATGAACAGAGGAGACCGTTGGATGCAG GATGAGATTGAGTTTGGCTACATTGATTCTCCTCACCAACGTTTCCCTGTTGTTTTGGACTCCCCCCGAGACGGAGAACTACAGGACTTCCCTTATGATGTGCTACTG GGCCAAGACTTTGGATATGTGACTAGGACAGCATATGGCAAAGAAGTGAGCAGCCTGGACTCGTTTGGTAACCTGGAGGTTAGCCCTCCAGTCACTGTAAATGGAAAGAACTACCCTCTGGGTAGGATCATCATTGGAGTGGCCTTCCCTAC GGCTACTAAGGGCCGCAACATGACTAAAGTAGTGCAAGACTTCCTGTGGGCCCAGAAAGTCCAGGAGCCCATTGCGTTGTTCTCTGATTGGCTCCTGGTTGGGCATGTGGATGAATTCATGACCTTCGTCCCAGCTCCGGACAAAAAG GGATTCCGGCTTCTGCTCGCCAGCCCCGATGCAAGCTACAAACTATTCAGGGGCTTACAGAATGGCGGGCATGGACAAGCCAAAATGTTTGATG GTCTTGAAGCAGAAGAGATTACAGTAGATGAGATTTTGAGTGATGAGAAACTCAAGGCAGAAAACAACTATGTCCAG AGCTGTATAGACTGGAACAGGGATGTCCTGAAGAGGGAGCTGGGTCTAGACGACGATGACATCATTGACCTGCCCATCCTTTTCCATGTGATGGAGAACAGGGCAGTGGCCTACTACCCAGACATG GTAAACATGATTGTGTTGGGAAAGAACCTGGGCATCCCTAAGCCATTTGGGCCCAAGGTGGATGGCCGCTGTGCCCTGGAGGCAGAGATGACCTCCCTCATGGGGGGCCTGGGACTCAGCTGCACATACATTGATGACTTTGCCTCCTACCACAAACTGCTGGGAGAGGTTCACTGTGGCTCCAACGTCCGCAGGGAACCGTTCTCCTTCAAGTGGTGGAACCTGGAGATGTGA
- the LOC118400185 gene encoding protein-arginine deiminase type-2-like isoform X2, with amino-acid sequence MNVSQEQVSLTGHPNLFQHFNRIATNKPVDQMYQRTFRLDTEKTLRALYVVGTVLKVNLDRSAPPSSTYFSVKCSPNVQYRITPPPAKSGPIPTPLNGNTVLLLTMDTASEVENDSKLSVMYYGKKTEVLGKAVVHLTAFEISLDVDADRDGQVERNNPNKGSWMWGPNGHGAILLVNCDSEYTSQKSLDSEHAEVTRVSDLKDMSPMVLRTSGPAKLPEGYKLTMHISQGDAECVRVFRTRSTTGMHQTLKNLFYKSFVKDYPLVVGGEDLSKEVPCLWGNAEMNFYVEGLRFPDKDFEGLISINLSMLEPSSQGFPETPIFTDRVVFRVAPWIMTPNTLNPVEVFVCSTTDNDKFLKRMRRLVEKSGCKLKICPEDMNRGDRWMQDEIEFGYIDSPHQRFPVVLDSPRDGELQDFPYDVLLGQDFGYVTRTAYGKEVSSLDSFGNLEVSPPVTVNGKNYPLGRIIIGVAFPTATKGRNMTKVVQDFLWAQKVQEPIALFSDWLLVGHVDEFMTFVPAPDKKGFRLLLASPDASYKLFRGLQNGGHGQAKMFDGLEAEEITVDEILSDEKLKAENNYVQSCIDWNRDVLKRELGLDDDDIIDLPILFHVMENRAVAYYPDMVNMIVLGKNLGIPKPFGPKVDGRCALEAEMTSLMGGLGLSCTYIDDFASYHKLLGEVHCGSNVRREPFSFKWWNLEM; translated from the exons ATGAATGTTTCCCAGGAGCAAGTTTCTTTGACCGGGCACCCTAATCTCTTTCAGCACTTTAATAGAATAGCCACCAACAAGCCGGTAGACCAGATGTACCAACGGACATTTCGCCTCGACACTGAGAAAACTTTGAGGGCTCTTTACGTCGTCGGCACAGTGTTGAAAGTGAACCTGGACAG GAGTGCCCCTCCCAGCTCCACGTACTTCTCTGTGAAATGCAGCCCCAACGTGCAGTACAGGATTACCCCACCCCCAGCGAAGAGTGGACCAATCCCCACCCCTTTAAATGGGAATACAGTGCTTCTTCTCACCATGGACACTGCTAGCGAAGTGGAAAATGATAGCAAG CTATCGGTCATGTATTATGGAAAGAAGACGGAGGTGTTGGGTAAAGCTGTCGTTCACCTCACTGCTTTTG AGATCTCCCTGGATGTTGATGCTGATCGAGATGGCCAGGTGGAGAGGAACAACCCCAACAAG GGATCCTGGATGTGGGGGCCTAATGGCCACGGTGCCATCCTACTGGTCAACTGTGACTCAGAATACACCTCTCAGAAGAGCCTGGACAGTGAGCATGCTGAGGTCACCAGAGTCTCAG ATCTTAAAGATATGTCCCCCATGGTGCTGCGGACCAGTGGCCCTGCCAAGCTCCCAGAAGGCTACAAGCTGACCATGCACATCTCCCAGGGTGATGCAGAGTGTGTGAGGGTCTTCAGGACCAGGTCCACAACAGGCATGCACCAAACCCTGA AAAACCTGTTTTACAAGAGCTTTGTGAAGGACTACCCACTAGTGGTGGGAGGTGAGGATCTGTCCAAGGAGGTACCTTGCCTCTGGGGAAATGCTGAGATGAACTTTTACGTTGAAGGCCTGAGGTTCCCTGACAAAGACTTTGAGGGCCTAATCAGCATCAACCTCAGCATGCTGGAGCCGAGCTCTCAG GGCTTTCCTGAGACGCCCATCTTTACAGACAGGGTGGTGTTCCGAGTGGCTCCCTGGATCATGACACCCAACACACTCAACCCTGTAGAGGTTTTTGTCTGCAG CACAACTGATAATGACAAGTTCTTAAAGAGAATGAGGAGGCTGGTGGAGAAAAGTGGGTGCAAACTGAAGATTTGCCCTGAGGATATGAACAGAGGAGACCGTTGGATGCAG GATGAGATTGAGTTTGGCTACATTGATTCTCCTCACCAACGTTTCCCTGTTGTTTTGGACTCCCCCCGAGACGGAGAACTACAGGACTTCCCTTATGATGTGCTACTG GGCCAAGACTTTGGATATGTGACTAGGACAGCATATGGCAAAGAAGTGAGCAGCCTGGACTCGTTTGGTAACCTGGAGGTTAGCCCTCCAGTCACTGTAAATGGAAAGAACTACCCTCTGGGTAGGATCATCATTGGAGTGGCCTTCCCTAC GGCTACTAAGGGCCGCAACATGACTAAAGTAGTGCAAGACTTCCTGTGGGCCCAGAAAGTCCAGGAGCCCATTGCGTTGTTCTCTGATTGGCTCCTGGTTGGGCATGTGGATGAATTCATGACCTTCGTCCCAGCTCCGGACAAAAAG GGATTCCGGCTTCTGCTCGCCAGCCCCGATGCAAGCTACAAACTATTCAGGGGCTTACAGAATGGCGGGCATGGACAAGCCAAAATGTTTGATG GTCTTGAAGCAGAAGAGATTACAGTAGATGAGATTTTGAGTGATGAGAAACTCAAGGCAGAAAACAACTATGTCCAG AGCTGTATAGACTGGAACAGGGATGTCCTGAAGAGGGAGCTGGGTCTAGACGACGATGACATCATTGACCTGCCCATCCTTTTCCATGTGATGGAGAACAGGGCAGTGGCCTACTACCCAGACATG GTAAACATGATTGTGTTGGGAAAGAACCTGGGCATCCCTAAGCCATTTGGGCCCAAGGTGGATGGCCGCTGTGCCCTGGAGGCAGAGATGACCTCCCTCATGGGGGGCCTGGGACTCAGCTGCACATACATTGATGACTTTGCCTCCTACCACAAACTGCTGGGAGAGGTTCACTGTGGCTCCAACGTCCGCAGGGAACCGTTCTCCTTCAAGTGGTGGAACCTGGAGATGTGA